In the genome of Cupriavidus malaysiensis, one region contains:
- a CDS encoding phospholipase effector Tle1 domain-containing protein, translating to MNHVLRWPTQMPDGGLLPMGKSIYDTHKGKVADHDAGCEQTLHISLFFDGTNNNDDKNNPFRDSLSQAHTNVARLYKAAREEPENGIYPHYMPGVGTPFPEIGESVYSSIGKAFAKGYGRRCVWGYTRVLNSIYAAIAGPQAGRLIEDDEADRLCRASADGYRPFATLFDMKHRRLAGMQRDRKRDCQRNKMVKQVWINVFGFSRGAATARSFVGKLMRDWPPGGRIAGEIPYQVNFMGLFDTVASVGPPDSVRAALDISTFDGHFAWSNSGLMDIPKEVKRCAHFFSIHEQRMSFPLDTIREGSVYPGGAGQRLEVAYPGVHSDIGGGYPPGDQGKARGGEDDKLSQIPLHHMYIEALKQGVPLFVGDEIKKRPAMQDDFALAKPVIDAFNRWLDRTIPIERVEDALRFGMRQNLAWRALRARWHTGDYVCNQPFFKAAQEDELTPRQLELRVQKQMESDAEVRRLRGRIAELAAARTNLGLAGAAGGYVSAADRAAQMKEAQALDKQSQQAADALRRRREQLYQQAAKKKGPTRPGEGADETVTNDQHDLREAAEEFRLLLGFLHPDRQTALGVEQSPFTVRPPAAGSYLVSPIGVVLAAYATYQNSGRRLSVRRERNADSERVQLVQRDAYVQTAALADFDAEKFDVLVLPPREMLDPLQAWTTAEVVDRFARQELAAVILFDDYIHDSRAWFRVPSFHEYAPGGYGWGRAFFIGKDHCVRHLGFGTDAMVKSITTAPRPTPAEMAMGD from the coding sequence ATGAATCACGTCTTGCGTTGGCCAACCCAGATGCCGGATGGCGGGCTGCTGCCGATGGGGAAGAGTATCTACGACACCCACAAAGGCAAGGTGGCCGATCACGATGCCGGCTGCGAACAGACCCTGCACATCAGCCTCTTCTTCGACGGCACCAACAATAACGATGACAAGAACAACCCCTTCCGCGATTCGTTGAGCCAGGCGCACACGAACGTGGCTCGCCTGTACAAGGCCGCAAGAGAAGAGCCCGAGAATGGCATCTACCCACACTATATGCCGGGGGTCGGCACGCCGTTCCCGGAGATCGGCGAATCGGTGTACTCGTCCATCGGCAAGGCCTTCGCCAAAGGCTATGGGCGGCGCTGCGTGTGGGGTTATACCCGTGTCCTCAATTCGATCTATGCCGCCATTGCCGGCCCCCAGGCCGGCAGGTTGATTGAAGACGACGAAGCAGACCGCCTGTGCAGAGCCAGTGCCGACGGCTACCGCCCCTTCGCCACCCTCTTCGACATGAAGCACAGACGGCTGGCCGGCATGCAGCGGGACCGCAAGCGCGACTGCCAGCGCAACAAGATGGTCAAGCAGGTCTGGATCAATGTGTTCGGCTTCTCGCGCGGCGCCGCCACCGCCCGTTCCTTCGTCGGCAAGCTGATGCGGGACTGGCCCCCCGGCGGCAGGATCGCCGGCGAGATCCCCTACCAGGTCAACTTCATGGGCCTGTTCGATACCGTGGCATCGGTGGGACCGCCCGATTCGGTGCGCGCGGCGCTCGATATCAGCACCTTCGACGGCCACTTCGCCTGGTCGAACAGCGGCCTGATGGACATCCCCAAGGAGGTGAAGCGCTGCGCGCACTTCTTCTCCATCCATGAGCAGCGCATGAGCTTTCCCCTCGATACCATCCGCGAGGGCAGCGTCTATCCCGGTGGCGCCGGCCAGCGGCTGGAGGTCGCGTATCCGGGCGTGCATTCCGATATCGGCGGCGGCTATCCCCCCGGCGACCAGGGCAAGGCGCGCGGTGGCGAGGACGACAAACTCAGCCAGATCCCGCTGCACCATATGTACATCGAGGCCCTGAAGCAAGGCGTTCCCCTGTTCGTCGGTGACGAGATTAAGAAGCGCCCCGCGATGCAGGACGACTTCGCCCTCGCCAAGCCGGTGATCGATGCCTTCAACCGTTGGCTGGACCGCACCATCCCGATCGAGCGCGTCGAGGATGCCTTGCGCTTCGGCATGCGGCAGAACCTGGCCTGGCGCGCCTTGCGCGCGCGCTGGCACACCGGCGACTACGTCTGCAACCAGCCCTTCTTCAAGGCCGCGCAGGAAGACGAACTGACGCCGCGCCAGCTGGAGCTGCGTGTCCAGAAGCAGATGGAATCCGATGCGGAAGTCCGCAGGCTCCGGGGCCGCATCGCGGAGCTGGCCGCGGCCCGCACGAATCTCGGGCTGGCCGGCGCCGCAGGCGGATACGTCAGCGCCGCCGACCGTGCGGCGCAGATGAAGGAGGCGCAAGCGCTGGACAAGCAGAGCCAGCAGGCCGCGGACGCGCTGCGCCGCCGCCGCGAGCAGTTGTACCAGCAGGCGGCGAAGAAGAAGGGCCCGACGCGGCCGGGCGAAGGCGCCGATGAAACCGTGACCAATGACCAGCACGACCTGCGCGAGGCGGCGGAAGAATTCCGCTTGCTGCTCGGCTTCCTGCACCCCGACCGGCAAACGGCGCTGGGCGTCGAGCAATCGCCCTTCACCGTCCGTCCGCCCGCGGCGGGCAGCTATCTCGTCAGTCCGATCGGTGTTGTCCTGGCCGCATATGCGACGTACCAGAATTCGGGCCGCCGGTTGTCCGTGCGGAGAGAGCGCAATGCGGACAGCGAGCGCGTGCAGCTGGTGCAGCGCGATGCGTACGTGCAGACCGCCGCGCTGGCGGACTTCGATGCGGAGAAATTCGACGTGCTGGTGCTGCCCCCGCGCGAAATGCTCGATCCGTTGCAGGCCTGGACCACGGCCGAGGTAGTGGACCGGTTCGCCCGGCAAGAGCTGGCCGCCGTCATCCTGTTCGATGACTACATCCACGACAGCCGCGCCTGGTTCCGCGTGCCCTCCTTTCATGAATACGCCCCGGGCGGCTACGGATGGGGACGCGCCTTCTTCATCGGCAAGGATCACTGCGTGCGCCACCTGGGCTTCGGCACCGATGCCATGGTCAAGAGCATCACCACGGCGCCCAGGCCCACCCCGGCCGAGATGGCGATGGGGGACTGA
- a CDS encoding PAAR domain-containing protein, producing the protein MSRSIIVVGDTNSSSGIVITGSFSDVLDGKPIARLGDLVDCPAKYPDGRPHGVNPIVEGDASMLVSGKPVALHGHRSACGCSLIGKAAAYVGA; encoded by the coding sequence ATGTCCAGATCCATTATCGTCGTCGGTGATACCAATTCGAGCAGCGGAATCGTCATCACCGGCTCCTTCTCCGATGTGCTCGACGGCAAGCCGATCGCCCGGCTGGGCGATCTGGTGGACTGCCCGGCGAAGTATCCCGATGGACGTCCGCACGGCGTCAACCCGATCGTCGAAGGCGATGCGTCGATGCTGGTCAGCGGCAAGCCCGTGGCCCTGCACGGTCATCGCAGCGCGTGCGGATGTTCGCTGATCGGCAAGGCGGCTGCGTATGTCGGCGCGTAA
- the icmH gene encoding type IVB secretion system protein IcmH/DotU codes for MSARKPASRKAPAWLPKAGRKPAAPAAKPKGGKPHAQDIDTALDGKDGEPVVVAQHDEAYLAARLKAIREASTPICEAAHELLRAQAEIPLRKRPLRRRQVETLRALLEQGVQNFERLCAQADIERDKITVASYTLCAALDEAVMHTAWGGGTAENGLWARMSLSSQFHGDRDGGTKVYRLIARASEDPQGQHDLIRLYFRVMCLGFKGYYRTQPDGDQQHRMACRKLYDLLAPFQPPVPKELSINIAPTRERNFYPMRLIPFPLTIAVYALALLALYGYFRYELHVKEKALLEQLEQIREMVVPLAYDSPFWQAQGGEAGMPPQAEPSSQPPAQPPAGSPDHAGKPRD; via the coding sequence ATGTCGGCGCGTAAGCCTGCCTCGAGAAAGGCGCCGGCATGGCTGCCCAAGGCCGGCCGCAAGCCGGCGGCGCCGGCGGCCAAGCCCAAGGGCGGCAAGCCGCATGCGCAAGACATCGACACCGCCCTCGACGGCAAGGACGGCGAGCCGGTCGTCGTCGCGCAGCATGACGAGGCTTACCTGGCCGCGCGCCTCAAGGCCATCCGGGAGGCATCCACTCCGATATGCGAGGCCGCGCACGAGCTGCTGCGAGCCCAGGCGGAGATACCACTGAGAAAGCGTCCGCTGCGGCGGCGGCAGGTGGAAACACTGCGGGCATTGCTGGAACAGGGGGTGCAGAACTTCGAAAGGCTGTGCGCGCAGGCCGACATCGAGCGCGACAAGATCACCGTGGCAAGCTATACCCTATGTGCCGCGCTGGACGAGGCAGTCATGCACACGGCATGGGGCGGCGGCACGGCCGAGAACGGGCTTTGGGCGCGCATGTCGCTTTCCAGCCAGTTCCACGGCGACCGCGACGGCGGCACGAAGGTCTATCGACTGATAGCGCGCGCCTCCGAAGACCCGCAGGGGCAGCACGACCTGATCCGGCTGTACTTCCGGGTCATGTGCCTTGGCTTCAAGGGATACTATCGGACGCAGCCGGATGGAGACCAGCAGCATCGTATGGCCTGCCGCAAGCTATACGACTTGCTGGCACCCTTCCAGCCGCCGGTACCGAAAGAGCTGTCCATCAACATAGCGCCAACACGTGAACGGAACTTCTATCCGATGCGGTTGATACCCTTCCCGCTAACGATCGCCGTCTATGCGCTGGCGCTGCTCGCTCTGTACGGCTACTTTCGGTATGAGCTGCACGTCAAAGAAAAAGCGTTACTGGAGCAGTTGGAACAGATCCGCGAGATGGTCGTCCCGCTGGCCTACGATTCGCCATTCTGGCAGGCTCAAGGCGGTGAAGCCGGTATGCCGCCTCAGGCAGAGCCGTCCTCGCAGCCCCCCGCGCAGCCGCCGGCAGGCAGCCCTGACCATGCCGGGAAGCCACGCGATTGA